The following are from one region of the Methanomassiliicoccales archaeon LGM-DZ1 genome:
- a CDS encoding radical SAM — MFDSRAADLLSKGYYKERLEPDECKYLLTFRDRSPEAAMAVSLADRLTRSECKSTGLMVAEIPVSTGPCPVGCRFCKWAESTTDSLFWDIDGDDLARRCRELGAFSDVRRIKLSTIGDTDIGRLAELAGIAADSAPKGTEIYVDTRDLDASEAGTLKDAGVAGAYHSVRLGEGTETGVSAEKRLDTIRALISAGLRTVAGTGPIGPEHTPKEIVDLFYATDGMGCDGMQVYPREPAEGAPLCGNGKILPARMSQIRAVLTLAMSRYDFPAFEPYRGTFVEGRNVANFVYGANGKEELRAARRKLFNAGYDGIARADGKRADLTLAYLKQTGSM, encoded by the coding sequence ATGTTCGACAGCAGAGCGGCGGACCTGCTCTCCAAAGGCTATTACAAGGAACGCCTGGAGCCTGACGAATGCAAGTACCTCCTGACCTTCAGGGACAGGTCTCCCGAGGCGGCCATGGCCGTCTCCCTGGCGGACAGGCTGACCAGGTCCGAATGCAAATCGACCGGCCTGATGGTGGCCGAGATCCCGGTCTCCACCGGCCCCTGCCCCGTGGGCTGCAGGTTCTGCAAGTGGGCCGAGAGCACCACCGATTCGCTCTTCTGGGACATCGACGGGGATGACCTCGCCCGCAGATGCCGGGAGCTCGGGGCGTTCTCCGACGTGAGGAGGATCAAGCTGTCCACCATCGGGGACACGGACATCGGCAGGCTGGCGGAGCTAGCCGGCATCGCTGCGGATTCCGCGCCCAAAGGGACCGAGATCTACGTCGACACCCGCGACCTCGACGCCTCCGAAGCAGGCACCCTGAAGGATGCCGGCGTGGCCGGCGCCTACCATTCGGTCCGCCTGGGCGAGGGGACGGAGACCGGCGTCTCGGCCGAGAAACGCCTGGACACCATCAGGGCCCTCATCTCGGCGGGCCTGCGCACGGTGGCCGGGACCGGCCCGATAGGGCCCGAGCACACCCCGAAGGAGATCGTCGACCTGTTCTACGCCACCGACGGGATGGGATGCGACGGAATGCAGGTGTACCCGCGCGAACCGGCCGAGGGCGCGCCCCTCTGCGGTAACGGCAAGATCCTCCCGGCCCGCATGTCCCAGATACGCGCCGTGCTGACCCTGGCCATGTCCCGTTACGACTTCCCGGCGTTCGAGCCCTACCGCGGCACGTTCGTCGAGGGCAGAAACGTGGCGAACTTCGTCTACGGCGCGAACGGAAAAGAAGAGCTCAGGGCGGCCCGCAGGAAGCTGTTCAATGCCGGCTACGACGGAATCGCCAGGGCTGACGGCAAGCGTGCCGACCTCACCCTGGCATACCTGAAGCAGACGGGCTCGATGTGA
- a CDS encoding proteasome-activating nucleotidase — translation MPEENETDDLKAKVVSLEERNVRLMQDLQNAENSKRAAESELFRLQKDMARVRGELERLKTPPLVIGSLRDILPDGKVVVKSSSGPDFLVGVSDYVDRKDLIPGSRVTLNKQSLAVMQVLPSAIDPVVSGGEILEKPTITYKDVGGLSKQMRELREAVEDPLLRPELYKKVGIEPPKGVLLVGPPGTGKTLMAKAVANATNATFIRLVGSELVQKYIGEGARLVRELFELAKEKAPSIIFIDEIDSVGAKRADVATSGDREVQRTLMQLLAELDGFTPTGNVKIIGATNRPDILDDALLRPGRFDRIIEVGLPDIDGREQIFKIHLKHMNVSKKVDAKKLAEATEGASGAEIKSICTEAGMLAIRAGRDTVSPEDFAEARDKVIATDRNKVKAPPAYLYG, via the coding sequence ATGCCCGAGGAAAACGAGACCGACGATTTGAAAGCGAAGGTTGTTTCGCTCGAAGAGCGCAACGTGCGCCTCATGCAGGACCTTCAGAACGCTGAGAACTCGAAGCGCGCGGCAGAGAGCGAACTCTTCAGGCTGCAGAAGGACATGGCAAGGGTCAGGGGCGAGCTGGAGAGACTCAAGACCCCTCCGCTGGTCATCGGCAGCCTCCGCGACATCCTCCCCGACGGGAAGGTCGTCGTCAAGAGCTCCAGCGGCCCCGACTTCCTTGTGGGAGTGTCGGACTACGTGGACCGCAAGGACCTCATCCCGGGCTCCAGGGTCACCCTCAACAAGCAGTCCCTCGCCGTCATGCAGGTGCTGCCCAGCGCCATCGACCCCGTCGTCTCCGGCGGGGAGATCCTCGAGAAGCCGACGATCACCTACAAGGACGTCGGCGGTCTGTCCAAGCAGATGAGGGAGCTGCGCGAGGCCGTCGAGGACCCCCTGCTCCGCCCCGAGCTCTACAAGAAGGTCGGGATCGAGCCTCCGAAGGGCGTCCTCCTGGTCGGCCCGCCCGGCACTGGGAAGACCCTCATGGCCAAGGCTGTTGCGAACGCCACCAACGCCACCTTCATCAGGCTGGTCGGCTCGGAGCTCGTGCAGAAGTACATCGGAGAGGGCGCGAGGCTCGTCCGCGAGCTGTTCGAGCTCGCCAAGGAGAAGGCGCCTTCGATCATCTTCATCGATGAGATTGATTCCGTGGGCGCGAAGAGGGCCGACGTCGCCACCTCCGGCGACCGCGAGGTCCAGAGGACCCTCATGCAGCTCCTCGCCGAGCTCGACGGGTTCACCCCCACCGGCAACGTCAAGATCATCGGAGCCACCAACAGGCCCGACATCCTCGACGACGCCCTGCTGAGGCCCGGGAGGTTCGACAGGATCATCGAGGTCGGCCTGCCTGACATCGACGGCAGGGAGCAGATTTTCAAGATCCACCTGAAGCACATGAACGTCTCCAAGAAGGTGGATGCAAAGAAGCTCGCCGAGGCGACCGAGGGCGCTTCCGGAGCGGAGATCAAGAGCATCTGCACCGAGGCCGGTATGCTGGCCATCAGAGCGGGCCGCGACACCGTCAGCCCCGAGGACTTCGCCGAGGCCAGGGACAAGGTCATCGCCACCGACAGGAACAAGGTTAAGGCCCCTCCGGCGTACCTCTACGGATGA
- the purL gene encoding phosphoribosylformylglycinamidine synthase subunit PurL: MGLMVKRDAPYDLCDVKIRGASDAELEEISSSMALGLSLDEMKTVRKYFEDEGRDATDAELQSLGQAWSEHCCYKSSKTFLKEFVFGLDRDDILSRGDAGVMVFDDDYGYALRIESHNHPSAIEPYGGAATGIGGIVRDVICMGAQPIGLIDPLCFGPIDRQVSLPKGIKDPKYLMSGVVSGIRDYGNRIGIPTISGAIFFDEKYTGNCLVNVCCLGIVKRSDLLKNYAAGPGEVMILFGGRTGRDGIHGVNFASKDITSDSEEDSRGAVQLGDPITKEPVIHACTELARRHLVTGMKDLGGGGLSCVVGEMAIEKGCGADVDLEKVPLKESGLAPWEIWVSESQERMMCTCKPENVDEIMKIFDLWDITATAVGRTTDTGRTRLFWNGEKIFDMDIEFLTGGPMYKRPFNLPKPPSKKDEVFPKLPSLKEVILAMLSDPNVASKEWAIRQYDHEVRASTVVHPLVGRMNAAGPGDASVLRPVHDRWNGLAAAVGCNPWFTAADPYRGGMASIDEAYRNVVAVGGEPNAFTDCLNFGNPENPDRLGEFREAVRGIGDMARGLGIPIPSGNVSMYNQAPGGEHILPTPMIVCCGLVKDVRKSVTADFKKTGSCIFAIGDTKDEMGASLLFRKFGGAGGEVPVCVPERLKEVSGRLLKAMSEGLVLSCHDCSDGGIAIAVAEMCISGQVGAVLDMTAVEGPSEEAKLFSESASRWIAEVDAGDADAFTALMGDAAVPIGFTKGDSLVIGSEEVPVRELRAAWSDPIWKIMGGSK, from the coding sequence ATGGGGCTGATGGTCAAACGCGACGCCCCCTACGATCTCTGCGATGTGAAGATCAGGGGCGCGTCGGACGCGGAACTGGAGGAGATATCTTCCTCCATGGCGCTCGGCCTTTCCCTCGACGAGATGAAGACCGTCCGCAAGTACTTCGAGGACGAGGGCAGGGACGCCACCGATGCGGAGCTGCAGTCCCTCGGCCAGGCCTGGTCCGAGCACTGCTGCTACAAGAGCTCCAAGACCTTCCTCAAGGAGTTCGTCTTCGGTCTCGACAGGGACGACATCCTCTCCCGCGGGGACGCGGGGGTCATGGTGTTCGATGATGACTACGGGTATGCTCTCAGGATCGAGAGCCACAACCACCCGTCCGCCATCGAGCCCTACGGCGGGGCGGCGACAGGCATCGGCGGCATCGTCAGGGATGTCATCTGCATGGGTGCGCAGCCCATCGGGCTCATCGACCCGCTGTGCTTCGGCCCCATCGACAGGCAGGTCAGCCTGCCGAAGGGGATCAAGGACCCCAAGTACCTGATGAGCGGCGTCGTGTCCGGCATCAGGGACTACGGCAACAGGATCGGGATCCCGACCATCTCCGGAGCGATCTTCTTCGACGAGAAGTACACCGGGAACTGCCTGGTCAACGTCTGCTGCCTCGGGATCGTCAAGAGGAGCGACCTCCTGAAGAACTACGCGGCCGGGCCCGGGGAGGTCATGATCCTCTTCGGCGGCCGGACCGGGAGGGACGGCATCCACGGCGTGAACTTCGCCTCCAAGGACATAACCTCTGATTCGGAGGAGGACTCCAGGGGCGCCGTCCAGCTGGGAGACCCCATCACCAAGGAGCCGGTCATCCATGCCTGCACGGAGCTGGCGAGGAGGCACCTCGTCACCGGCATGAAGGACCTCGGTGGCGGAGGGCTCTCCTGCGTCGTCGGCGAGATGGCCATCGAGAAGGGATGCGGGGCGGACGTGGACCTCGAGAAGGTCCCCCTGAAAGAATCCGGCCTGGCGCCCTGGGAGATCTGGGTCTCCGAGTCGCAGGAGCGCATGATGTGCACCTGCAAGCCCGAGAACGTGGACGAGATCATGAAAATCTTCGACCTCTGGGACATCACCGCCACGGCCGTCGGCAGGACGACAGACACCGGCAGGACCAGGCTGTTCTGGAACGGCGAGAAGATCTTCGACATGGATATCGAGTTCCTCACCGGCGGCCCGATGTACAAGAGGCCGTTCAACCTGCCGAAGCCTCCCTCCAAGAAGGATGAGGTCTTCCCCAAGCTGCCTTCCCTCAAAGAGGTCATCCTGGCCATGCTCTCGGACCCCAACGTGGCGTCCAAGGAGTGGGCCATCAGGCAGTACGACCACGAGGTCAGGGCGTCGACCGTCGTCCACCCGCTGGTCGGCAGGATGAACGCTGCCGGGCCGGGCGACGCATCCGTGCTCAGGCCGGTCCACGACAGGTGGAACGGGCTGGCCGCTGCCGTCGGCTGCAACCCCTGGTTCACCGCCGCCGACCCCTACAGGGGCGGCATGGCGTCCATCGACGAGGCGTACAGGAACGTCGTCGCCGTGGGAGGGGAGCCCAACGCCTTCACGGACTGCCTCAACTTCGGCAATCCCGAGAACCCCGACAGGCTCGGGGAGTTCAGGGAGGCCGTCCGCGGCATCGGCGACATGGCGAGGGGGCTCGGGATACCGATCCCCTCCGGCAACGTGTCGATGTACAACCAGGCCCCCGGCGGGGAGCACATCCTGCCCACGCCGATGATCGTCTGCTGCGGGCTCGTGAAGGATGTCAGGAAGAGCGTCACCGCGGACTTCAAGAAGACCGGGTCCTGCATCTTCGCCATCGGGGACACCAAGGACGAGATGGGCGCCTCGCTCCTGTTCAGGAAGTTCGGCGGCGCCGGCGGGGAGGTCCCCGTCTGCGTCCCGGAGAGGCTGAAGGAGGTCTCCGGCAGGCTGCTGAAGGCGATGTCCGAAGGGCTCGTCCTGAGCTGCCACGACTGCTCCGACGGAGGGATAGCCATAGCGGTCGCCGAGATGTGCATCTCCGGGCAGGTCGGTGCCGTGCTCGACATGACCGCGGTCGAAGGGCCGTCCGAAGAGGCCAAGCTGTTCTCCGAATCGGCGTCCAGGTGGATCGCCGAGGTCGATGCCGGGGATGCCGATGCGTTCACCGCCCTCATGGGCGATGCCGCCGTCCCGATAGGGTTCACCAAGGGCGATTCCCTGGTCATCGGTTCCGAAGAGGTGCCGGTCAGGGAGCTGAGGGCCGCGTGGAGCGATCCCATCTGGAAGATCATGGGGGGATCCAAGTGA
- the purQ gene encoding phosphoribosylformylglycinamidine synthase subunit PurQ, whose translation MKAEDVRVCVIRIEGTNCEDEMAEAFESVGAKAEKVHLKQLLGQCAPEMKRSLEDYDALAFPGGFSAGDYVRAGALFAARIKAGMSKEIQQFVDEGKPVLGVCNGFQILVELGLLPGFGAKMDPEPTAALYTNDSGRFECRPSVLRMENRGKCAFTGKIAKGSLLKIPVAHAEGKLLSADPDFISKLEDADQVVFRYAGPDGGPAPYPWNPNGSPSGIAGICNSQGNVMGMMPHPERVMTAYNNADWTRGHASEDGDGKAVFESVMDYLSKR comes from the coding sequence GTGAAAGCAGAGGATGTCAGGGTATGCGTCATCAGGATCGAGGGGACGAACTGCGAGGACGAGATGGCCGAGGCCTTCGAATCCGTGGGCGCCAAGGCGGAGAAGGTCCACCTGAAGCAGCTCCTGGGTCAGTGCGCTCCCGAGATGAAGCGCAGCCTGGAGGATTACGATGCCCTTGCCTTCCCCGGAGGGTTCTCCGCCGGGGACTACGTGCGCGCGGGCGCCCTCTTCGCCGCGAGGATCAAGGCCGGCATGTCGAAGGAGATCCAGCAGTTCGTGGACGAAGGCAAGCCGGTTCTAGGCGTATGCAACGGCTTCCAGATCCTGGTGGAGCTCGGCCTCCTGCCGGGATTCGGAGCGAAGATGGACCCGGAGCCGACGGCCGCCCTCTATACCAATGATTCCGGCAGGTTCGAATGCCGCCCGTCGGTGCTCCGCATGGAGAACCGCGGGAAGTGCGCCTTCACCGGCAAGATCGCGAAAGGGTCCCTCCTCAAGATACCCGTGGCCCACGCTGAAGGAAAACTCCTCAGCGCCGACCCGGACTTCATCTCCAAACTGGAGGATGCCGACCAGGTCGTCTTCAGGTACGCAGGCCCGGACGGAGGGCCCGCCCCGTACCCGTGGAACCCCAACGGCTCGCCCTCGGGCATCGCCGGGATATGCAATTCCCAGGGCAACGTCATGGGCATGATGCCCCACCCCGAGAGGGTCATGACCGCTTACAACAATGCGGATTGGACCCGCGGGCATGCATCCGAGGACGGCGACGGGAAGGCCGTCTTCGAGTCCGTGATGGACTATCTCTCTAAGAGGTGA
- a CDS encoding DUF120 domain-containing protein produces the protein MSLDEKYTFALRKLALLGGLDDYIAVSSRELGDALEMSQQSASKRILELLDQGLIVRDLGARKQRIKITPSGSEALKQEYNEYRRIFELTDHITIHGTVKDGLGEGGYYIGQKGYVDQFVDKLGFKPFNGTFNVAVDKEDIGKLDVIRATAGIFIKGFTHDGRTFGNVIAYKASIKNLECAVVVPERTIYADVIEIICQYHIRRTLGLSTGDKVEVKIVL, from the coding sequence ATGTCCTTGGACGAGAAATACACCTTCGCTTTGCGGAAACTCGCGCTTCTCGGAGGGCTCGATGACTACATCGCCGTCTCCTCAAGGGAGCTCGGAGATGCCCTGGAAATGAGCCAGCAGTCGGCATCCAAACGCATCCTCGAACTTCTCGACCAAGGCCTCATCGTGCGCGACCTGGGGGCCAGGAAGCAGCGCATAAAGATCACGCCGTCCGGTTCGGAGGCCCTTAAACAGGAATATAACGAATACAGGAGGATCTTCGAGCTTACGGACCACATAACCATACACGGCACCGTCAAGGACGGGCTCGGCGAAGGCGGATATTACATCGGCCAGAAAGGATACGTCGACCAGTTCGTCGACAAGCTCGGCTTCAAGCCGTTCAACGGCACGTTCAATGTCGCCGTCGACAAGGAGGACATCGGGAAGCTCGATGTCATCCGCGCCACCGCCGGGATCTTCATCAAAGGGTTCACCCACGACGGGAGGACCTTCGGAAACGTCATCGCTTACAAAGCGAGCATCAAGAACCTCGAATGCGCCGTCGTCGTCCCGGAGAGAACGATCTATGCGGACGTCATCGAGATCATATGCCAGTACCACATCAGGCGCACTCTCGGCCTGAGCACCGGCGACAAGGTCGAAGTTAAGATCGTCCTTTGA
- a CDS encoding DUF2240 family protein, with protein MSDEMSICAAALFRSKGKDAMTPKEMRMYISLDLKWMSAKEADALIAAMISSGAMKQAGGYIRPGADYSGLQVPIAYRPSEALRKAAATGKQPAKIAKTQTPPAADSEDMFPKLVALSGKYGWDNRGKFISECNSIKRKLSTDISVAALLVLRDSGADVKALAGEIYEKIAVH; from the coding sequence ATGTCAGACGAGATGAGCATATGCGCCGCTGCGCTCTTCCGCAGCAAAGGCAAGGACGCGATGACCCCGAAGGAGATGAGGATGTACATCTCCCTGGACCTCAAATGGATGTCCGCGAAGGAAGCGGATGCCCTGATCGCGGCCATGATCTCCTCCGGCGCGATGAAGCAGGCCGGCGGGTACATAAGGCCGGGAGCGGACTACTCCGGCCTGCAGGTCCCCATCGCCTACCGCCCTTCCGAAGCTCTCAGGAAAGCAGCTGCCACAGGAAAGCAGCCGGCGAAGATTGCGAAGACCCAGACGCCGCCGGCCGCCGATTCCGAGGACATGTTCCCGAAGCTCGTCGCGCTCTCCGGAAAGTACGGATGGGACAACCGCGGGAAGTTCATCTCGGAATGCAACAGCATCAAAAGGAAACTCAGCACGGACATCTCGGTCGCGGCGCTGCTCGTCCTGAGGGACTCAGGTGCGGACGTGAAAGCGCTCGCCGGCGAGATCTACGAGAAGATCGCTGTGCACTGA
- the rpsB gene encoding 30S ribosomal protein S2 — MADNDDVQVITQELLVPEDIYLTSGVHIGTQYKSADMKQFIYKVRQDGLYVLNVTKTDERIRAAAKFLSRFDPQRILVASARQYGQRPAREFSKAIGAPAFAGRFVPGTMTNPANPSFVEPDVLVVTDPAADKQALNEALNLGIPIVALCDANNESRNVDLVIPTNNKGRRSLACIYWLLAREVLLARGDIKDASEFTLTIDDFEAKY, encoded by the coding sequence ATGGCAGACAATGATGACGTGCAGGTTATTACCCAGGAGCTCCTCGTCCCCGAGGACATCTATCTGACCTCCGGAGTGCACATCGGTACCCAGTACAAGAGCGCCGACATGAAGCAGTTCATCTACAAGGTGAGGCAGGACGGACTCTACGTCCTCAACGTCACCAAGACCGACGAGAGGATCCGCGCCGCGGCCAAGTTCCTCTCCAGGTTCGACCCCCAGCGCATCCTCGTGGCCTCCGCCAGGCAGTACGGACAGCGCCCTGCCAGGGAGTTCTCCAAGGCCATCGGCGCCCCTGCGTTCGCCGGACGTTTCGTCCCCGGGACCATGACCAACCCCGCCAACCCCTCCTTCGTCGAGCCCGATGTGCTGGTCGTCACCGACCCCGCCGCCGACAAGCAGGCGCTCAACGAGGCCCTCAACCTCGGGATCCCGATCGTCGCCCTCTGCGATGCCAACAACGAGTCCCGCAACGTCGACCTCGTCATCCCCACCAACAACAAGGGAAGGCGCTCCCTGGCGTGCATCTACTGGCTCCTTGCCCGCGAGGTCCTCCTTGCCCGCGGAGACATCAAGGACGCCTCCGAGTTCACCCTGACCATCGACGACTTCGAGGCCAAGTACTGA
- a CDS encoding ATP/GTP-binding protein — MNNVYFVGTAGSGKSTMVGAFKRWLDDNEIDSCTVNLDPGAEKLPYQPDIDIREWINLDEVMSQYGLGPNGAQIVAADLMAVNISKVSDALDSYDVDYVLIDTPGQLELFAFRESSNIVIDALGKDRSIIAYLSDPTLYKSANGFVSAMTLGALVQFRLDMPMINLLSKVDTLREKDSDRIIDWYNNPDTLYGDLLDEDKDPQSVIGMELFRALEDTGVFGEMRGVSAEKEIGLQEIYAAVQLQFHGGDDAEKDDSDTE, encoded by the coding sequence ATGAACAACGTTTACTTCGTGGGAACCGCCGGGAGCGGGAAGAGCACCATGGTCGGGGCCTTCAAGAGGTGGCTGGACGACAACGAGATCGACTCCTGCACCGTCAACCTCGATCCCGGGGCAGAGAAGCTCCCCTATCAGCCGGACATAGACATCAGGGAGTGGATAAACCTCGACGAGGTGATGTCCCAGTACGGCCTCGGTCCCAACGGGGCGCAGATTGTGGCGGCCGACCTGATGGCGGTCAACATCAGCAAGGTAAGCGACGCCCTCGATTCCTACGACGTGGACTACGTCCTCATAGACACGCCCGGACAGCTGGAGCTCTTCGCCTTCAGGGAGAGCTCCAACATCGTCATCGACGCCCTCGGCAAGGACAGGTCCATCATCGCGTACCTCTCCGACCCGACCCTCTACAAATCCGCCAACGGCTTCGTCTCGGCCATGACCCTGGGCGCCCTGGTGCAGTTCAGGCTCGACATGCCGATGATCAACCTCCTCTCGAAGGTGGACACCCTCAGGGAGAAGGACTCCGACAGGATCATCGACTGGTACAACAACCCGGACACCCTGTACGGCGACCTGCTGGACGAGGACAAGGACCCCCAGTCCGTCATCGGTATGGAGCTCTTCCGCGCGCTAGAGGACACCGGCGTCTTCGGCGAGATGAGGGGAGTGTCCGCGGAGAAGGAGATCGGCCTGCAGGAGATATACGCGGCCGTCCAGCTCCAGTTCCACGGCGGGGACGACGCGGAGAAGGACGACTCGGACACCGAGTGA
- the amrB gene encoding AmmeMemoRadiSam system protein B, with translation MRSPAVAGSFYPSDPSELRASVARCFRSGPGEPGECTGKRSISAVLAPHAGYECSGMCAAHAFKALAEDGRPDAYIVIGPDHYGVPYESVMCSDDYLTPMGRVPVHKDIAMRLRELIPDDPRAHLREHSVEVEMPFIQYIDPGAQVVPVIMSRQNPGAAERLAQSIRTACAGYDVVIVASSDLVHYVPHSYAESADAGFLRAVASGNPDAVFDIVRRESLTVCGYGPIAVAMMLSAPGRISILDSTDSSVTLGMGAGSCVGYGSAVMYKPGH, from the coding sequence ATGCGCAGTCCCGCAGTTGCTGGAAGTTTCTATCCCTCCGACCCCTCCGAGCTGAGGGCGTCCGTCGCCAGGTGCTTCAGGTCCGGCCCCGGCGAGCCCGGCGAATGCACCGGGAAGAGGTCGATATCGGCGGTCCTGGCCCCCCATGCCGGCTATGAATGCTCGGGCATGTGCGCGGCCCACGCCTTCAAGGCCCTGGCCGAGGACGGCCGGCCGGACGCGTACATCGTGATCGGCCCCGACCATTACGGCGTGCCCTATGAGAGCGTCATGTGCAGCGACGATTACCTCACTCCCATGGGCCGCGTCCCCGTCCATAAGGACATCGCGATGAGGCTGAGAGAACTCATCCCCGACGACCCGAGGGCGCACCTCAGGGAGCACTCCGTAGAGGTGGAGATGCCGTTCATACAGTACATCGATCCCGGGGCGCAGGTGGTCCCTGTCATCATGAGCAGGCAGAACCCCGGCGCGGCCGAGCGCCTGGCACAGTCGATAAGAACGGCCTGTGCAGGGTACGACGTGGTCATCGTGGCCTCGAGCGACCTGGTCCATTACGTGCCCCATTCCTACGCGGAGAGCGCCGATGCCGGCTTCCTCAGGGCCGTCGCATCCGGGAACCCCGATGCGGTCTTCGACATCGTCAGGAGGGAATCCCTCACCGTGTGCGGCTACGGCCCCATCGCCGTCGCCATGATGCTGTCCGCGCCCGGCAGGATAAGCATCCTCGACAGCACGGATTCGTCGGTGACCCTGGGCATGGGCGCCGGCAGCTGCGTGGGATACGGCTCCGCCGTTATGTACAAGCCCGGGCACTGA
- a CDS encoding DUF998 domain-containing protein — protein sequence MNADAKKHAAAFGWFGICAGVAFCFMWLACYGADSSWEWGTNALSDFGVSDTDAATYFEWGCVISAILLAFFGLGEALNDKRKSGYLAEGILLALAGICLIFVGFYDSDYEGGDIHEFFAVLAATLFAFAAASWAAQTWYDGKVIVAGAAVVLFCVSLFSAFGFAEEEWEVISIVAGLVWLFIAASYTIGVNVQPKNPVSAIGKEAVE from the coding sequence ATGAATGCGGATGCAAAGAAGCACGCCGCCGCTTTCGGATGGTTCGGAATCTGCGCAGGAGTCGCTTTCTGCTTTATGTGGCTCGCCTGTTACGGCGCGGATTCCTCCTGGGAATGGGGGACCAACGCCCTCTCTGACTTCGGGGTATCCGATACCGACGCCGCGACTTATTTTGAATGGGGATGCGTCATTTCTGCCATCCTTCTCGCCTTCTTCGGACTCGGCGAGGCCCTGAACGACAAGAGAAAATCCGGATATCTGGCCGAGGGGATCCTCCTCGCGCTTGCCGGGATATGCCTTATCTTCGTCGGATTCTACGACTCGGACTACGAGGGCGGGGACATCCACGAATTCTTCGCCGTCCTCGCCGCGACGCTCTTCGCTTTCGCCGCCGCGTCCTGGGCCGCCCAGACCTGGTACGACGGGAAGGTCATCGTCGCCGGTGCGGCAGTGGTCCTCTTCTGCGTCTCCCTCTTCAGCGCGTTCGGTTTCGCGGAGGAGGAGTGGGAGGTCATCAGCATCGTCGCCGGGCTCGTCTGGCTCTTCATCGCCGCTTCTTACACGATCGGCGTGAACGTCCAGCCTAAGAACCCCGTTTCCGCTATCGGCAAGGAGGCCGTCGAATGA
- a CDS encoding DNA-directed RNA polymerase subunit K, with amino-acid sequence MKYTRFEKARIIGARALQISYGAPVLVDYPSDMIDPIDIAMLEFKEDVIPITVVKN; translated from the coding sequence ATGAAGTACACTAGGTTTGAGAAGGCTAGGATCATCGGAGCCCGCGCGCTTCAGATATCCTACGGCGCACCTGTCCTGGTCGACTATCCTTCGGATATGATCGACCCCATCGACATCGCCATGCTGGAATTCAAAGAAGACGTGATCCCGATCACGGTCGTTAAAAACTGA
- a CDS encoding multiprotein bridging factor aMBF1: MICEMCGKDVPTTRLMVVQGAKLNLCPNCMRFGDDYHAPREEDGGRSFESNSAIIQQRLEKRQRRMQTKDIYAGTASVALIEDYGKAIRKAREKKNLDMESFAKSINEKKGILEKVEAQNLVPDEKLIKKLEKALGIKLTEIVQEGGSVNARGDAKGMTLGNFIIREEKDKKKN; encoded by the coding sequence ATGATTTGCGAGATGTGCGGCAAGGACGTGCCCACCACCCGCCTCATGGTCGTGCAGGGAGCGAAGCTCAACCTGTGCCCGAACTGCATGAGGTTCGGCGACGATTACCACGCCCCCCGCGAGGAGGACGGCGGTCGCAGCTTCGAAAGCAACAGCGCGATCATCCAGCAGAGGCTGGAGAAGCGCCAGAGGCGCATGCAGACCAAGGACATCTATGCAGGCACCGCTTCCGTGGCCCTCATCGAGGACTACGGGAAGGCGATCAGGAAGGCCCGCGAGAAGAAGAACCTCGACATGGAGTCCTTCGCCAAGTCGATCAACGAGAAGAAGGGGATCCTCGAGAAGGTCGAGGCCCAGAACCTCGTTCCCGATGAGAAGCTCATCAAGAAGCTAGAGAAGGCCCTCGGCATCAAGCTCACCGAGATCGTCCAGGAGGGCGGCTCCGTGAACGCCAGGGGAGATGCCAAGGGCATGACCCTCGGGAACTTCATCATCAGGGAAGAGAAGGATAAAAAGAAGAACTGA